In Rubrivirga marina, the following are encoded in one genomic region:
- a CDS encoding SH3 domain-containing protein, with product MIALVLAVALLQAGPTDRAEADRLFALGTQLVAEGDTAGAVAAWEGAAEIGWTSAAVQHNLGTVALARGDVARARLHLERAARLDPRDDAITRNLALARERAGEPPPPSTRRLWDGAIGVLRPFGAVALALALAFGALGLAVADRRRWAAGLGAVAVVVVTGAAFAVWEFTRPVGVVLLDDAPVVESPSPAAPGVARLRAGETVEVGPEADGWRPVTVGRAEGWVRADAVAPI from the coding sequence ATGATCGCGCTCGTCCTCGCCGTCGCTCTCCTCCAGGCCGGCCCCACCGACCGGGCCGAGGCCGACCGCCTGTTCGCCCTCGGCACCCAGCTCGTGGCCGAGGGCGACACGGCCGGCGCGGTCGCAGCGTGGGAGGGCGCGGCGGAGATCGGATGGACCTCGGCGGCCGTCCAGCACAACCTGGGCACGGTCGCCCTCGCGCGCGGCGACGTGGCGCGCGCCCGGCTCCACCTCGAACGCGCCGCCCGGCTCGACCCACGCGACGACGCCATCACCCGGAACCTCGCGCTGGCTCGCGAGCGGGCCGGCGAGCCGCCGCCGCCCTCGACGCGGCGCCTCTGGGACGGCGCCATCGGCGTCCTCCGGCCGTTCGGCGCCGTCGCGCTGGCGCTCGCCCTCGCGTTCGGCGCCCTCGGGCTGGCCGTCGCCGATCGGCGACGGTGGGCGGCCGGCCTCGGCGCGGTCGCGGTCGTGGTCGTGACCGGCGCGGCGTTCGCCGTGTGGGAGTTCACGCGCCCCGTCGGCGTCGTTCTGCTGGACGACGCGCCGGTCGTGGAGTCGCCGTCGCCCGCGGCGCCGGGCGTCGCGCGGCTCCGGGCGGGCGAGACGGTCGAGGTCGGCCCCGAGGCGGACGGGTGGCGCCCCGTGACGGTCGGCCGCGCCGAGGGCTGGGTCCGCGCCGACGCCGTCGCGCCGATCTAG
- a CDS encoding thymidine kinase, translated as MEPHIYTGDERRGWVEVVCGSMFSGKTEELLRRLKRARIARQKVALFKPALDTRYHESDVVSHDATAMPSEVVHSAEPMLLLAGDADVVGIDEAQFFGVELVDVVEGLAREGRRVIVAGLDQDYLGRPFEPVPQLMAVAEHVTKLHAVCVRCGAPANHSQRIVAGGGRVLVGEAEAYEPRCRRCFKAEAVVATPVAPLAPPAPPPDPEATEPSASARASDPTLAL; from the coding sequence ATGGAACCTCACATCTACACGGGCGACGAGCGGCGCGGCTGGGTCGAGGTCGTGTGCGGGAGCATGTTCTCGGGCAAGACCGAGGAGCTCCTGCGGCGGCTGAAGCGGGCCCGGATCGCGCGCCAGAAGGTGGCCCTCTTCAAGCCGGCCCTCGACACCCGCTACCACGAGAGCGACGTCGTGAGCCACGACGCGACGGCGATGCCGTCGGAGGTCGTCCACTCGGCCGAGCCGATGCTCCTCCTCGCGGGCGACGCCGACGTGGTCGGGATCGACGAGGCCCAGTTCTTCGGCGTCGAGCTGGTCGACGTGGTCGAGGGGCTCGCGCGCGAGGGGCGCCGCGTGATCGTGGCCGGGCTCGACCAGGACTACCTCGGGCGACCGTTCGAGCCGGTCCCCCAGTTGATGGCGGTCGCCGAGCACGTGACGAAGCTCCACGCCGTCTGCGTCCGGTGCGGCGCGCCCGCGAACCACTCGCAGCGGATCGTGGCCGGCGGCGGGCGCGTGCTCGTCGGCGAGGCCGAGGCGTACGAACCGCGGTGCCGCCGCTGTTTCAAGGCCGAGGCCGTCGTCGCCACGCCCGTGGCGCCGCTCGCGCCCCCGGCGCCTCCCCCAGATCCCGAGGCGACCGAACCCTCCGCCTCGGCGCGCGCGTCCGACCCCACGCTCGCCCTGTGA
- a CDS encoding J domain-containing protein has product MSLVTVATVLAVLMLLVSVMLGWLADLKRVGGAVSARETRAAADGDGRTFYTSREDRAEAMRERIRRERRRRERARSASGTRTGSAGPTGRPGPTPGPDRPAAPPVDAPEARHRATLELGPGPGPVSEDALRAAYRRLVVAYHPDRVAGLGDKLQRLAEEETKAINEAYAYFKARLGD; this is encoded by the coding sequence ATGTCCCTCGTCACCGTCGCCACCGTCCTCGCGGTCCTGATGCTCCTGGTCTCGGTGATGTTGGGGTGGCTGGCGGACCTGAAGCGGGTCGGCGGGGCCGTCTCGGCGCGGGAGACCCGGGCGGCGGCCGACGGCGACGGCCGCACGTTCTACACGTCGCGGGAGGACCGGGCCGAGGCCATGCGCGAGCGGATCCGCCGCGAGCGCCGCCGCCGCGAGCGCGCCCGGTCCGCCTCCGGCACGCGGACGGGCTCCGCCGGCCCGACCGGCCGGCCGGGCCCGACGCCGGGTCCCGACCGCCCCGCGGCACCGCCCGTCGACGCCCCTGAGGCGCGGCACCGCGCGACGCTCGAGCTCGGCCCCGGCCCCGGCCCCGTCTCCGAGGACGCGCTCCGGGCGGCGTACCGTCGGCTCGTCGTGGCCTACCACCCCGACCGCGTGGCCGGCCTCGGCGACAAGCTCCAGCGGCTCGCCGAGGAGGAGACGAAGGCGATCAACGAGGCCTACGCCTACTTCAAGGCCCGCCTCGGCGATTGA
- a CDS encoding RDD family protein, translating to MARSVRPVRVRRFAAALLDGTLALLLALAPAALAPGVLKGRMFGVGLLLGAAYLLLRDGLPYAEWGARSLGKRWLGIRPYRVDGEPMAWSTSMRRNATVAGAAGVWALLYLVGGYKGIPFGDILLYLALAVLVAEAVLVAVDPVGRRLGDRWAATRVIEARH from the coding sequence ATGGCCCGCTCCGTCCGCCCGGTCCGCGTCCGCCGCTTCGCCGCGGCGCTCCTCGACGGCACGCTCGCGCTGCTCCTCGCCCTCGCCCCCGCCGCGCTCGCGCCGGGCGTCTTGAAAGGCCGGATGTTCGGCGTCGGGCTCCTGCTCGGGGCCGCCTACCTCCTCCTCCGCGACGGCCTCCCGTACGCCGAGTGGGGCGCGCGGTCGCTTGGCAAGCGCTGGCTCGGCATCCGCCCCTACCGCGTCGACGGCGAGCCGATGGCGTGGAGCACGTCGATGAGGCGGAACGCGACGGTCGCCGGGGCCGCCGGCGTGTGGGCCCTCCTCTACCTCGTGGGCGGCTACAAGGGGATCCCGTTCGGCGACATCCTGCTGTACCTCGCGCTCGCGGTCCTCGTGGCCGAGGCCGTGCTCGTCGCCGTCGACCCCGTCGGCCGGCGGCTGGGGGACCGCTGGGCCGCCACGCGCGTGATCGAGGCCCGGCACTAG
- the dnaX gene encoding DNA polymerase III subunit gamma/tau, producing the protein MADSPAARFTVTARKYRPQTFDDLVAQEHVAETLRNAITRQRLAHAYLFSGPRGVGKTTAARILAKAVNCQTPLAEREGAEPCRTCASCVAFEEHRSMNIIEIDAASNNRVEDIRELRDTVRVPPQGAKKKVYILDEVHMLSASAFNALLKTLEEPPDYALFIFATTEPHKVLPTILSRTQRFDFRRIAVPEIVGRLREISTAEGITADDESLVLLARKGDGALRDALSLFDQAVSLCGADLQIGPLREALGVVDSDVYFEATERARVGNRAGLLSLVDHVVRSGHDLNEFVLGLADHLRNLLVARSTGTGDLIEGTEATRQRYLEAAAPYAEADLLHLLMLAEQAATDLRESRQPRLTLELALLKMASLEKAADLTRLLDRLAALERAARDGTLPASPAAKPSGTSDSSAAPEPSGPPPTAAASGGPPSGSDPTPSQPAAQTSEPPASYAAPSRPQPSAEAPPAAEPQADAVTRPGPAPTPVADHPAPSRPG; encoded by the coding sequence ATGGCCGACTCGCCCGCCGCCCGCTTTACCGTCACCGCCCGGAAGTACCGGCCGCAGACGTTCGACGACCTCGTCGCGCAGGAGCACGTCGCCGAGACGCTCCGCAACGCCATTACGCGGCAGCGGCTGGCCCACGCGTACCTCTTCAGCGGGCCCCGAGGCGTGGGCAAGACGACGGCCGCGCGGATCCTGGCCAAGGCCGTCAACTGCCAGACGCCGCTCGCCGAGCGCGAGGGGGCCGAGCCGTGCCGGACGTGCGCCTCGTGCGTGGCCTTCGAGGAGCACCGCTCGATGAACATCATCGAGATCGACGCGGCCTCGAACAACCGCGTCGAGGACATCCGCGAGCTCCGCGACACGGTCCGCGTCCCGCCGCAGGGGGCCAAGAAGAAGGTCTACATCCTCGACGAGGTCCACATGCTCTCGGCGAGCGCGTTCAACGCGCTCCTGAAGACGCTCGAGGAGCCGCCGGACTACGCCCTGTTCATCTTCGCGACGACGGAGCCGCATAAGGTGCTCCCCACGATCCTGAGCCGGACCCAGCGGTTCGACTTCCGGCGGATCGCGGTGCCGGAGATCGTCGGGCGCCTCCGCGAGATCTCGACCGCCGAGGGGATCACGGCCGACGACGAGAGCCTCGTGCTCCTCGCGCGGAAGGGCGACGGCGCGCTCCGCGACGCGCTCTCGCTCTTCGACCAGGCCGTCTCGCTCTGCGGCGCCGACCTCCAGATCGGCCCGCTCCGCGAGGCCCTCGGCGTCGTCGACTCCGACGTGTACTTCGAGGCGACGGAGCGCGCCCGCGTCGGCAACCGCGCTGGGCTCCTGTCCCTCGTCGACCACGTCGTCCGCAGCGGGCACGACCTCAACGAGTTCGTCCTCGGGCTGGCCGATCACCTCCGCAACCTCCTCGTCGCCCGCTCGACCGGGACGGGCGACCTCATCGAGGGGACCGAGGCCACGCGCCAGCGCTACCTTGAGGCGGCCGCGCCGTACGCCGAGGCGGACCTGCTCCACCTGCTGATGCTCGCCGAGCAGGCGGCCACCGACCTCCGCGAAAGCCGCCAGCCGCGCCTGACGCTGGAGCTCGCGCTCCTGAAGATGGCGAGCCTGGAGAAGGCGGCCGACCTCACGCGCCTCCTCGACCGGCTCGCGGCGCTGGAGCGAGCGGCCCGCGACGGGACGCTGCCGGCCTCGCCCGCCGCCAAACCGAGCGGGACATCGGACTCGTCCGCGGCTCCGGAACCGAGCGGTCCGCCCCCGACCGCGGCGGCCTCGGGCGGACCGCCGTCGGGTTCCGACCCCACGCCGTCGCAGCCGGCCGCGCAGACGTCCGAGCCTCCGGCGTCGTACGCCGCGCCGTCGCGCCCCCAACCGTCGGCCGAGGCACCGCCAGCAGCAGAGCCCCAGGCGGACGCGGTCACGCGCCCCGGCCCGGCGCCAACGCCGGTAGCCGACCACCCCGCCCCGTCCCGCCCCGG
- a CDS encoding YbaB/EbfC family nucleoid-associated protein, with protein sequence MADLFGKMADMQQRMADIQAKLAEERVTAEAGGGMVAVTADGTGRVVSIKIEPDAVDPDDLELLEDLVVAGVNKAIEEAEAVKAQKLQEATSSMLPPGLDLGNLGGGLPKF encoded by the coding sequence ATGGCCGACCTGTTCGGCAAGATGGCCGACATGCAGCAGCGGATGGCCGACATCCAGGCCAAGCTCGCGGAGGAGCGCGTGACGGCCGAGGCCGGCGGCGGCATGGTCGCCGTCACGGCCGACGGGACTGGCCGCGTCGTCTCGATCAAGATCGAGCCCGACGCCGTCGACCCCGACGACCTCGAGCTGCTGGAGGACCTCGTCGTGGCCGGCGTGAACAAGGCCATCGAGGAGGCCGAGGCCGTCAAGGCCCAGAAGCTCCAGGAGGCCACGAGCTCGATGCTCCCGCCCGGCCTCGACCTCGGCAATCTGGGCGGCGGCCTGCCCAAATTTTAG
- the recR gene encoding recombination mediator RecR has protein sequence MHLTSETVEALVEQLSKLPTIGRKTAQRLAAFILKMPREEVVEIARAMVAAKDRVKTCSVCFNVTDVDPCPVCQSPKRDRSIICVVEEPSDVLALERTGDYRGLYHVLGGVISPLDGIGPDDLHVSELVGRVASSTGAATPVVAEAAEGYDGAEAPPKEAERVPVSEVILAMNPNVEGDTTAYYVSQMLQPFGVTVSRIARGLPIGGDLEFADEATLSRALEGRSGV, from the coding sequence ATGCACCTGACCTCCGAGACCGTCGAAGCCCTCGTCGAGCAGCTCTCGAAGCTGCCCACGATCGGGCGGAAGACGGCGCAGCGGCTGGCGGCCTTCATCCTCAAGATGCCGCGTGAGGAGGTCGTCGAGATCGCCCGGGCGATGGTCGCCGCGAAGGACCGCGTCAAGACGTGCTCGGTGTGCTTCAACGTGACCGACGTCGACCCGTGCCCCGTGTGCCAGTCGCCGAAGCGCGACCGGTCGATCATCTGCGTGGTCGAGGAGCCGAGCGACGTCCTCGCACTGGAGCGGACGGGCGACTACCGCGGGCTCTACCACGTCCTCGGCGGTGTGATCTCGCCGCTCGACGGGATCGGGCCGGATGACCTCCACGTGTCGGAACTCGTCGGTCGCGTGGCCTCGTCGACGGGGGCCGCCACCCCGGTCGTCGCGGAGGCAGCCGAGGGCTACGACGGGGCCGAGGCGCCTCCGAAGGAGGCCGAGCGCGTGCCGGTCAGCGAGGTCATCCTCGCCATGAACCCGAACGTCGAGGGCGACACGACGGCGTACTACGTGAGCCAGATGCTCCAGCCGTTCGGCGTGACGGTCTCGCGGATCGCGAGGGGCCTCCCCATCGGCGGCGACCTCGAGTTCGCCGACGAGGCCACGCTGAGCCGCGCGCTCGAAGGGCGGTCGGGCGTCTAG
- a CDS encoding TIGR00730 family Rossman fold protein: MRRVCVYCGSRPGLRPAYAEAARQLAVSLAEAGVGIVTGGGHVGLMGVVADAALEAGGDVYGVIPQALVDREVGHTGLTDLYVVQSMHERKALMAELADAFVALPGGLGTLEEIAEALTWVQLGIHAKPCALLDVEGYYAPLARFLDHTVEEGFVLEDRRAAILVEPTPEALLARLLGTPPVMPPLGG; this comes from the coding sequence ATCCGTCGCGTCTGCGTCTACTGCGGCTCCCGCCCGGGGCTCCGCCCGGCCTACGCCGAGGCCGCGCGCCAGCTGGCCGTCTCGCTCGCCGAGGCCGGCGTCGGCATCGTGACCGGCGGCGGGCACGTCGGGCTGATGGGCGTCGTGGCCGACGCCGCGCTCGAGGCCGGCGGCGACGTCTACGGCGTCATCCCGCAGGCCCTCGTCGACCGCGAGGTCGGCCACACCGGGCTGACGGACCTCTACGTGGTCCAGTCGATGCACGAGCGGAAGGCGCTCATGGCCGAGCTCGCCGACGCCTTCGTGGCGCTCCCGGGCGGGCTCGGGACGCTCGAGGAGATTGCCGAGGCGCTCACGTGGGTCCAACTCGGCATCCACGCCAAGCCGTGCGCGCTCCTGGACGTCGAGGGCTACTACGCGCCGCTCGCCCGGTTTTTGGATCACACCGTCGAGGAGGGGTTCGTGCTCGAAGACCGCCGGGCCGCGATCCTCGTCGAGCCGACGCCGGAGGCGCTCCTGGCCCGCCTCCTCGGGACGCCCCCGGTGATGCCGCCCCTCGGAGGCTGA